In Paralichthys olivaceus isolate ysfri-2021 chromosome 1, ASM2471397v2, whole genome shotgun sequence, the following are encoded in one genomic region:
- the itgb6 gene encoding integrin beta-6 isoform X1: MGLILLILLYWINTVEGSCSAGSALTCDQCLQLSPHCAWCTQENFTDWFSVSERCDTLDILQEKGCARSQLEFPVSEGQILLDHPLGKKTDSANSTQISPQKMALKLRAGSQVTFQVKIQHTEDYPVDVYYLMDLSASMIDDLEMIKDLGSSLSKEMANLTSKFRMGFGSFVEKPVLPFIRITEEELANPCSGVGSTCLPTFGYKHVLSLTSSTDRFNEIIAKQRVSANIDVPEGGFDAVMQAAVCGDKIGWRNDSMRLLVFVSDADSHFGMDSKMAGIVIPNDGQCHLDVNNEYSMSTIQEYPTLGQLIDKVMENNILLIFAVTEDQIHNYKNYANLIPGATVGAVATDSRNILELIVTAYKELRSEIELEVQGDTEELQMSFTAICPNGTILPDLKHCSNVKPGQTVVFNVSVELPGCLSGVRHFSLKAVGLQDSLEVELESLCSCDCRQPPEANSSQCTEGQGEFQCGVCVCQPGFLGAQCECNEESALLSNCLASNESEVCSNQGQCYCGQCVCHASSFGRIYGPYCECDNYSCVRFRGELCGGHGVCDCGDCHCQSGWTGEYCNCSTSTEACMSEDGTVCSGRGKCECGHCVCSLPGASGDKCEKCLTCGDACSSARSCVECHLQDKDDAEICDEKCSVSKISIDTTGDYDKSSSLSCKLMTENECWISFNVVGSETGTTAYNLQMYGCPEPPNIPMIILGVSLSIVCIGLILLAVWKVLVSVHDRKEVAKFEAEKAKAKWQSGTNPLFRSSTSTFKNVTYKNTQREKIITVNAY, translated from the exons ATGGGGCTTATTCTGCTGATTCTCCTCTACTGGATCAACACCGTGGaag GATCATGTTCGGCTGGCAGCGCTTTGACTTGTGACCAATGTCTGCAGCTCAGTCCTCACTGTGCCTGGTGCACACAGGAG AACTTCACAGACTGGTTCTCAGTCAGCGAAAGATGTGACACACTGGATATCTTGCAAGAAAAGGGATGTGCCAGGAGCCAGCTGGAGTTCCCAGTCTCTGAAGGTCAAATCCTCCTTGATCACCCACTCGGGAAGAAGACAGACAGCGCTAACAGCACCCAGATCTCTCCACAGAAGATGGCCCTCAAGCTGCGAGCTG GCAGTCAAGTGACGTTTCAGGTCAAGATTCAACACACAGAGGACTATCCTGTGGATGTGTACTATCTGATGGACCTGTCAGCGTCCATGATCGATGATCTGGAGATGATCAAAGACTTGGGCTCCTCTCTGTCTAAAGAGATGGCCAACCTCACCAGTAAATTTCGCATGGGCTTTGGTTCTTTCGTGGAGAAACCTGTCCTGCCTTTCATCAGgatcacagaggaggagctggcCAACCCCTGCAG TGGCGTGGGTTCAACCTGCCTGCCAACGTTTGGCTATAAACACGTCCTGTCTCTGACGAGCAGCACCGACAGGTTCAATGAGATCATTGCAAAGCAGCGTGTGTCAGCAAACATCGATGTGCCAGAGGGTGGCTTTGACGCTGTCATGCAGGCAGCTGTTTGTGGG GACAAGATAGGCTGGAGGAATGATTCAATGCGTTTGCTGGTGTTCGTCAGTGATGCTGACTCACACTTTGGGATGGACAGTAAGATGGCCGGCATCGTGATCCCCAATGACGGCCAGTGTCACCTGGATGTCAACAATGAGTACTCCATGTCCACAATACAG gagTATCCAACTCTCGGTCAGCTGATTGATAAAGTCATGGAGAACAACATCCTGCTGATATTTGCTGTGACAGAGGATCAGATACACAACTATAAG AACTATGCAAATCTCATACCTGGCGCCACAGTCGGAGCTGTGGCGACAGATTCGAGGAACATCCTGGAACTGATTGTAACAGCGTacaaa GAACTGCGCTCAGAGATCGAACTAGAGGTCcaaggagacacagaggaacTGCAGATGTCCTTCACAGCCATTTGCCCCAATGGTACTATCCTGCCTGACCTAAAACATTGCTCCAACGTCAAACCAGGGCAGACG GTCGTGTTCAATGTGTCTGTGGAGCTCCCAGGATGCCTGTCAGGAGTTAGACACTTCTCCCTCAAGGCGGTGGGCCTGCAGGACAGTTTGGAGGTGGAACTGGAGTCTCTTTGCTCGTGCGACTGCCGGCAGCCTCCTGAAGCAAACAGCAGCCAGTGCACCGAAGGCCAGGGGGAGTTCCAGTGTGGCGTGTGCGTGTGCCAGCCGGGTTTTCTGGGAGCACAGTGCGAGTGCAACGAGGAGAGCGCTTTGTTGAGCAACTGCCTTGCCAGCAACGAGTCCGAAGTATGCAGCAATCAAGGGCAGTGCTACTgcggacagtgtgtgtgtcatgcatCCAGCTTCGGCCGCATCTATGGACCTTACTGCGAGTGTGACAACTATTCCTGTGTTCGCTTCCGGGGAGAACTCTGTGGAG GCCACGGAGTGTGCGACTGCGGGGATTGTCACTGTCAAAGTGGTTGGACGGGGGAGTATTGCAACTGCAGTACCAGCACTGAAGCGTGCATGTCGGAGGATGGCACTGTCTGCAGCGGCAGAGGGAAATGTGAGTGTGGCCACTGTGTCTGCTCTTTACCCGGAGCGTCTGGGGACAAGTGTGAGAAGTGCCTGACATGCGGAGACGCCTGTAGCTCTGCAAG GAGCTGTGTGGAGTGTCACCTCCAAGATAAGGATGATGCTGAGATTTGTGATGAAAAGTGCAGCGTTTCTAAAATTTCCATCGACACAACAGGAG ATTATGACAAGAGCTCCTCTTTGTCATGCAAGCTGATGACGGAGAATGAGTGCTGGATCTCTTTTAATGTGGTGGGAAGTGAGACAGGGACCACTGCGTACAATCTCCAGATGTACG GTTGCCCGGAGCCTCCGAACATCCCCATGATCATTCTGGGTGTCTCCCTTTCCATTGTGTGTATCGGCCTGATCCTGCTGGCTGTGTGGAAGGTGCTGGTGTCGGTGCACGACCGTAAAGAGGTGGCCAAGTTTGAGGCTGAGAAGGCAAAGGCAAAATGGCAGTCG GGGACCAACCCTTTGTTCAGAAGCTCGACGtctacttttaaaaatgtaacttACAAGAACACGCAGAGAGAAAAGATTATAACCGTGAATGCCTACTGA
- the itgb6 gene encoding integrin beta-6 isoform X2: MGLILLILLYWINTVEGSCSAGSALTCDQCLQLSPHCAWCTQENFTDWFSVSERCDTLDILQEKGCARSQLEFPVSEGQILLDHPLGKKTDSANSTQISPQKMALKLRAGSQVTFQVKIQHTEDYPVDVYYLMDLSASMIDDLEMIKDLGSSLSKEMANLTSKFRMGFGSFVEKPVLPFIRITEEELANPCSGVGSTCLPTFGYKHVLSLTSSTDRFNEIIAKQRVSANIDVPEGGFDAVMQAAVCGDKIGWRNDSMRLLVFVSDADSHFGMDSKMAGIVIPNDGQCHLDVNNEYSMSTIQEYPTLGQLIDKVMENNILLIFAVTEDQIHNYKELRSEIELEVQGDTEELQMSFTAICPNGTILPDLKHCSNVKPGQTVVFNVSVELPGCLSGVRHFSLKAVGLQDSLEVELESLCSCDCRQPPEANSSQCTEGQGEFQCGVCVCQPGFLGAQCECNEESALLSNCLASNESEVCSNQGQCYCGQCVCHASSFGRIYGPYCECDNYSCVRFRGELCGGHGVCDCGDCHCQSGWTGEYCNCSTSTEACMSEDGTVCSGRGKCECGHCVCSLPGASGDKCEKCLTCGDACSSARSCVECHLQDKDDAEICDEKCSVSKISIDTTGDYDKSSSLSCKLMTENECWISFNVVGSETGTTAYNLQMYGCPEPPNIPMIILGVSLSIVCIGLILLAVWKVLVSVHDRKEVAKFEAEKAKAKWQSGTNPLFRSSTSTFKNVTYKNTQREKIITVNAY; the protein is encoded by the exons ATGGGGCTTATTCTGCTGATTCTCCTCTACTGGATCAACACCGTGGaag GATCATGTTCGGCTGGCAGCGCTTTGACTTGTGACCAATGTCTGCAGCTCAGTCCTCACTGTGCCTGGTGCACACAGGAG AACTTCACAGACTGGTTCTCAGTCAGCGAAAGATGTGACACACTGGATATCTTGCAAGAAAAGGGATGTGCCAGGAGCCAGCTGGAGTTCCCAGTCTCTGAAGGTCAAATCCTCCTTGATCACCCACTCGGGAAGAAGACAGACAGCGCTAACAGCACCCAGATCTCTCCACAGAAGATGGCCCTCAAGCTGCGAGCTG GCAGTCAAGTGACGTTTCAGGTCAAGATTCAACACACAGAGGACTATCCTGTGGATGTGTACTATCTGATGGACCTGTCAGCGTCCATGATCGATGATCTGGAGATGATCAAAGACTTGGGCTCCTCTCTGTCTAAAGAGATGGCCAACCTCACCAGTAAATTTCGCATGGGCTTTGGTTCTTTCGTGGAGAAACCTGTCCTGCCTTTCATCAGgatcacagaggaggagctggcCAACCCCTGCAG TGGCGTGGGTTCAACCTGCCTGCCAACGTTTGGCTATAAACACGTCCTGTCTCTGACGAGCAGCACCGACAGGTTCAATGAGATCATTGCAAAGCAGCGTGTGTCAGCAAACATCGATGTGCCAGAGGGTGGCTTTGACGCTGTCATGCAGGCAGCTGTTTGTGGG GACAAGATAGGCTGGAGGAATGATTCAATGCGTTTGCTGGTGTTCGTCAGTGATGCTGACTCACACTTTGGGATGGACAGTAAGATGGCCGGCATCGTGATCCCCAATGACGGCCAGTGTCACCTGGATGTCAACAATGAGTACTCCATGTCCACAATACAG gagTATCCAACTCTCGGTCAGCTGATTGATAAAGTCATGGAGAACAACATCCTGCTGATATTTGCTGTGACAGAGGATCAGATACACAACTATAAG GAACTGCGCTCAGAGATCGAACTAGAGGTCcaaggagacacagaggaacTGCAGATGTCCTTCACAGCCATTTGCCCCAATGGTACTATCCTGCCTGACCTAAAACATTGCTCCAACGTCAAACCAGGGCAGACG GTCGTGTTCAATGTGTCTGTGGAGCTCCCAGGATGCCTGTCAGGAGTTAGACACTTCTCCCTCAAGGCGGTGGGCCTGCAGGACAGTTTGGAGGTGGAACTGGAGTCTCTTTGCTCGTGCGACTGCCGGCAGCCTCCTGAAGCAAACAGCAGCCAGTGCACCGAAGGCCAGGGGGAGTTCCAGTGTGGCGTGTGCGTGTGCCAGCCGGGTTTTCTGGGAGCACAGTGCGAGTGCAACGAGGAGAGCGCTTTGTTGAGCAACTGCCTTGCCAGCAACGAGTCCGAAGTATGCAGCAATCAAGGGCAGTGCTACTgcggacagtgtgtgtgtcatgcatCCAGCTTCGGCCGCATCTATGGACCTTACTGCGAGTGTGACAACTATTCCTGTGTTCGCTTCCGGGGAGAACTCTGTGGAG GCCACGGAGTGTGCGACTGCGGGGATTGTCACTGTCAAAGTGGTTGGACGGGGGAGTATTGCAACTGCAGTACCAGCACTGAAGCGTGCATGTCGGAGGATGGCACTGTCTGCAGCGGCAGAGGGAAATGTGAGTGTGGCCACTGTGTCTGCTCTTTACCCGGAGCGTCTGGGGACAAGTGTGAGAAGTGCCTGACATGCGGAGACGCCTGTAGCTCTGCAAG GAGCTGTGTGGAGTGTCACCTCCAAGATAAGGATGATGCTGAGATTTGTGATGAAAAGTGCAGCGTTTCTAAAATTTCCATCGACACAACAGGAG ATTATGACAAGAGCTCCTCTTTGTCATGCAAGCTGATGACGGAGAATGAGTGCTGGATCTCTTTTAATGTGGTGGGAAGTGAGACAGGGACCACTGCGTACAATCTCCAGATGTACG GTTGCCCGGAGCCTCCGAACATCCCCATGATCATTCTGGGTGTCTCCCTTTCCATTGTGTGTATCGGCCTGATCCTGCTGGCTGTGTGGAAGGTGCTGGTGTCGGTGCACGACCGTAAAGAGGTGGCCAAGTTTGAGGCTGAGAAGGCAAAGGCAAAATGGCAGTCG GGGACCAACCCTTTGTTCAGAAGCTCGACGtctacttttaaaaatgtaacttACAAGAACACGCAGAGAGAAAAGATTATAACCGTGAATGCCTACTGA